From the Lathyrus oleraceus cultivar Zhongwan6 chromosome 4, CAAS_Psat_ZW6_1.0, whole genome shotgun sequence genome, one window contains:
- the LOC127073717 gene encoding nuclear transport factor 2: MAMQEASASPSPQVVGNAFVEQYYHILHQSPDLVHRFYQDSSLLSRSDSNGVMKTVTTTKAINETIVSLNYEDCTAEIKTADTQESHENGVIVLVTGCLTGKDNVRRKFSQTFFLAPQDKGYYVLNDVFRYIEENDAPQFNSASIYVTNENSEAIHIVPEPEDVHPSEHLVEDPATSVEGENLNNVAEVYHPQETKEDGSVIDEEVVVPITDLSENDIVTIHDSAPALQDDPRKTSYASIVMKSKTASGHVYVPNRAARVASAKSNEQWHATARSTPRPEAFAPSSDSTQGSSDVPEAAEGHSIYIRNLPFNATIELLDEVFKKFGPIKHGGVQVRSSKHGFCFGFVEFEDLSSVHSALKASPITVGERQAVIEEKISTTRVSDGGRGRYPSGRGGFRNEGFRGRGRFGGGRGYGRNEFRNQGEFSGRPRSSHRPSQNGGGRGGRHGAGNHNVTPSPSE; encoded by the exons ATGGCAATGCAGGAAGCGAGTGCTTCTCCTAGTCCTCAAGTTGTTGGAAATGCCTTTGTGGAGCAATATTATCATATTCTGCATCAATCTCCTGACTTGGTGCACAGATTCTATCAGGATTCGAGTCTTTTAAGCAGATCAGACAGCAATGGCGTCATGAAGACTGTAACAACCACAAAA GCAATCAACGAAACAATTGTTTCCCTGAACTATGAAGATTGTACTGCAGAAATAAAAACTGCGGATACTCAGGAGTCCCATGAGAATGGTGTGATAGTTTTAGTAACTGGATGCTTAACTGGGAAGGATAACGTGAGAAGGAAGTTCTCACAGACTTTCTTTTTGGCTCCACAAGACAAAGGATATTATGTCTTAAATGACGTTTTTAGATATATTGAAGAGAATGATGCCCCGCAGTTCAATTCGGCTTCAATATATGTCACCAATGAAAATTCCGAGGCAATTCACATCGTACCGGAGCCAG AGGATGTGCACCCTTCCGAACATCTTGTGGAAGACCCTGCAACATCTGTAGAGGGTGAAAACCTTAATAATGTTGCCGAAGTTTATCATCCTCAGGAAACTAAGGAAGATGGGTCGGTTATTGATGAAGAGGTTGTCGTACCAATCACTGATTTAAGTGAGAATGATATTGTTACAATTCATGATTCAGCTCCTGCACTCCAGGATGACCCACGAAAGACTTCTTATGCATCCATA GTAATGAAAAGTAAAACAGCATCTGGTCATGTTTATGTTCCCAACCGAGCTGCAAGAGTGGCATCTGCTAAATCAAATGAACAATGGCATGCTACCGCAAGATCTACTCCTAGGCCTGAGGCATTCGCTCCTAGTAGTGATAGTACACAAGGGAGTAGTGATGTTCCTGAAGCAG CTGAAGGTCATTCCATATACATACGGAACTTGCCATTTAATGCAACAATTGAACTTCTTGATGAGGTTTTTAAGAAATTCGGTCCTATTAAGCATGGTGGAGTCCAAGTAAGAAGCAGTAAG CATGGTTTTTGTTTTGGCTTTGTTGAATTCGAGGATTTGAGCTCTGTGCACAGTGCACTTAAG GCATCACCTATCACTGTTGGTGAGCGACAGGCTGTTATTGAGGAAAAGATATCCACTACACGGG TCAGCGATGGCGGAAGAGGGAGGTATCCTTCAGGAAGAGGTGGTTTCCGAAACGAGGGTTTCCGGGGGCGCGGGAGATTTGGTGGTGGACGAGGTTATGGAAGAAACGAATTCAGAAACCAAGGGGAATTCTCAGGACGGCCTAGGAGTTCTCATCGTCCAAGTCAAAATGGAGGTGGGCGTGGTGGACGTCATGGTGCAGGGAACCATAATGTTACACCATCTCCTTCAGAGTGA